Part of the Syntrophales bacterium genome, CAGCATCGGTGGCGAGGATGGCCGCTCCACCGGATGTAGTTATAAAAAGAATGCGGTTGCCTTTTGGGGGCTTCAGGTAGGCAAAGGCTTTGGCAAAGTCATAAAACTCTTCCATGCTCTGGGCGCGGCACACACCGTATTTCTGAAAAAGGGAGTCATAGGTGGTATCAGCACCAGCAAGAGATTTGGTATGTGACTCCGCAGCCACCTTTCCACCGGGTGTCCTTCCCGATTTCAGAATTACCAGAGGTTTCGTCAAAGACTGTATGACTTTTTGAAAACGTATTGGATCTTTGACCCCTTCCAGGTATGCGGCAATAACTTTGGTATTGGGGTCGTTTTCAAAGTATTCAATCAAGTCGGTCTCATCCACATCGGCCCGGTTCCCCATACTTACAAAGCTTGAAACACCCAGCTCTTCGACGGAAAACCAATCCATCATGGCGGCGCCCACCGTGCCGCTCTGAGCGACCACCGCGACACCACCCTTAAATGTGAGAAGCGGCCACGACGCACACATCGGTTCATACGGATTATTAACCCCCTGGCAATTGGGTCCAATCAGGCGCACCCCGTAATCACGGGCCACTTTTGCCATCTCTTCCTGGAGTTTTTCTCCTTCCGGTCCGGCCTCGCTGAAACCTCCTGTAATAACAACTGCTGCTTTAACCCCTTTTTCGCCACAATCTTTGATGGTCTGGGGAACGAAACGTGCAGGGACGATTACCATTGCCATATCAACCGGATCGGGAATATCCTTGACGTTTTTAAAACACGGCAAATCCAGGATGCGCTCGCTCTTAGGGTTGATGGGATAGAGCACTCCCGGAAATCCGCCGTCCCGGAGATTTTTAAGGATTATATTCCCTATTTTAGCGGGACTATCCGAAGCACCAATCACGGCAATACTCTCCGGATGAAAAAACGCCTGCAAACCGTTTTGAACCATGGGACCCTCCTTCAAGGTAAAAGTTTTCGTTATATTTATCACACTTTGAGTGATAAGAGCTGATCTTCAATAACGGTATAATAGGAAAATGTCCGGCATGTGTCAATTATAAATCACACACTTTGATTCCTGGTTCATCCCGCACTAATCGCTGAGCTGAAAAATATAGGGATACCCCTTGAATTGTGAAAGGGTGCGATCCTGAACGGGCAGCTTTTCATGGGTTCCAATTATCAGAAATCCACCCTTGTCCAGACTACTTATTACCTTAAGAAAGGCAGGTTCCTTTATCTCCTGTCGATAATAGGTAAGAAGATTGTTTCTTAAAAAAATGGTCTGAAATTTTTCTTCAGGGGGCGGTCGTTTTACCAGATCATAAGCTTCCCATTTAATATCCTTTTTCAAATAATCAGCTATAAAATAGAGCGCCTTATCCTTAGAGGTACGGAAATAAGTGTTTTTGATCTCTTCTGGAACCCCTTTCAAGGTGCTTCCGATATAAGTCCCCTCCATTGCTTTATTCAGGTAATCAGGGTTAATATCAGTGGCCCACAGTTGAAGTTGTGGCAGTCTATCAAACCTGCTTTTGAGTTTATTCCACAATATTTTAAAACTGTAGACCTCCTGTCCCTGAGCGCAACCAGCCGACCAGACATTAATTTTCTTGCTGTTCCGTTTTATAACATCCGGGACAATTTCCTCTTCCAGAACCATCCATAATCGACGATCACGAAAAAAACGGCTTATCGAAACCGTTATCAGGAGCTCAGCCTCTTTTAAGGCTTCCGGATTATTGTCCAGAATATAAAAATATTCCTCCAGGTTTCGACAGCCAAGCCGCTGCATATGCCGGGCTGCA contains:
- a CDS encoding CheR family methyltransferase gives rise to the protein MDDHQFSQLLDRFNLSWKGYRKVRKGVKKRAARHMQRLGCRNLEEYFYILDNNPEALKEAELLITVSISRFFRDRRLWMVLEEEIVPDVIKRNSKKINVWSAGCAQGQEVYSFKILWNKLKSRFDRLPQLQLWATDINPDYLNKAMEGTYIGSTLKGVPEEIKNTYFRTSKDKALYFIADYLKKDIKWEAYDLVKRPPPEEKFQTIFLRNNLLTYYRQEIKEPAFLKVISSLDKGGFLIIGTHEKLPVQDRTLSQFKGYPYIFQLSD